From Zingiber officinale cultivar Zhangliang chromosome 5B, Zo_v1.1, whole genome shotgun sequence, the proteins below share one genomic window:
- the LOC121985651 gene encoding dihydroceramide fatty acyl 2-hydroxylase FAH1-like, giving the protein MVAQEFTVDLNKPLVFQVGHLEEAYQEWVHQPIVSKEGPRFFQNEILEFLTRTVWWAVPVIWLPVVCWCLAMSVERGITLSLLALMVVTGVLLWTLVEYSLHRFVFHIETKSYWGNTAHYLLHGCHHKHPMDGLRLVFPPAATAILCLPFWNLVKLISSPTLSPALFGGGLLGYVIYDCTHYYLHHGRPTREPSKKLKRYHLNHHFRIQNKGFGITSSLWDIIFGTLPSQKSPSKTT; this is encoded by the exons ATGGTTGCACAGGAGTTCACTGTTGATTTGAATAAGCCACTCGTTTTTCAG GTTGGTCATCTGGAAGAAGCTTATCAAGAATGGGTTCATCAACCTATAGTTAGCAAGGAAGGCCCGCGCTTTTTTCAAAATGAAATCTTGGAG TTCTTAACACGGACAGTCTGGTGGGCAGTTCCTGTGATATGGCTGCCGGTTGTTTGTTGGTGTTTAGCAATGTCTGTAGAAAGGGGCATTACACTCTCTCTGTTAGCTTTGATGGTTGTCACCGGAGTACTTCTATGGACCTTGGTCGAGTACTCATTGCATCGCTTCGTTTTCCACATTGAAACTAAAAGCTATTG GGGAAACACTGCACATTATCTTCTTCATGGTTGCCATCACAAACATCCCATGGATGGACTGCGACTAGTTTTCCCCCCTGCTGCTACAGCTATTTTATGTCTACCA TTCTGGAATCTTGTTAAATTAATCAGCTCTCCGACATTATCTCCTGCCTTGTTCGGAGGTGGGTTGTTGGGTTATGTTATTTATGACTGTACTCACTACTATCTGCATCATGGACGACCTACGAGAGAGCCAAGCAAAAAGTTGAAG CGGTATCATCTGAATCATCACTTCAGGATTCAAAACAAGGGCTTTGGAATAACTTCTTCACTATGGGATATTATCTTTGGTACATTGCCTTCACAAAAATCACCTTCTAAGACCACTTAG